One genomic window of Halolamina sediminis includes the following:
- a CDS encoding carboxypeptidase regulatory-like domain-containing protein produces the protein MTEGNQKIRALFLTALMVFSVFGGTIALGGTAVAANEANPGAGNSGSIQGDALDPGNVTEGTVTNNHLVNFTVTNVTNNGNTDTVNVTFPDELASMQSFSVNGVSAEDEDDNSISIEDDANLVDDNTVQFTIANDSGTTSDIEFKLDVTTEAPEVSKYTEFGINASFVDNGADNVDSTEIATLGVYDTDDDDSSDTGYLSGRVSDSNNNDVTGVTVQATNASMDLQASTTTNENGEYTLRLPEGEYDIKVLAEDYETATSKDNEVAAGSTTSANLVVEKIINPDNIEIVESDTTAVADGEDQVSYTVNVTTDDRENSPSAYEGATVVLGDETELADGNFTEISVDTNASGLATFTANSTEVGEFDIEFELDSNSSVNASSTATFRPVEGNAQVKGDVVNNETEAVSGATVWVAYQGENQTLTYAQENQEYLVSQTNADGEYSIEGIVAEGGNDTVNVYVLASGYNADNETDMGVGAWVAANETQTVYEDATENHDFILEAGGPAQEYRLNVTVEDQKSVEAPIDSTVNATVHVEQRQKGSSLDWNVAEDQEIEVSPTNLGPVDPNSDNVTTNADGEAKVTFTAKNTGDTNITAMTTSDEGTEYNTTGSEQASVSVFGTGSITGDVVNENDNALARGQATVQLFVNNSTTGEYEPVKTMSGENRTSTIGDSGSYVFTDVRSGEQYRMVATTVETNLTGQATTVDSIPAGTTTNDIVVVGATPNPADFQVSDLNPQDVTVTQGDNITVSATITNDGVVDDTQTVEFQVGGDTLASEEVTLNGSETTTVEFTNISTSSLDAGDYTHGVYTDDGEQTATLTVESSNGETSVVDQFDENNDGEISQDELTDAAIAFSAGDITQDELTEVAIAFSTSS, from the coding sequence ATGACAGAAGGAAATCAAAAAATTCGCGCGCTGTTCCTCACAGCATTGATGGTATTCTCCGTCTTCGGAGGTACCATTGCGCTCGGTGGAACAGCTGTCGCGGCTAACGAAGCAAACCCTGGCGCGGGTAACTCTGGTTCTATCCAGGGTGATGCCCTTGATCCAGGTAATGTTACAGAAGGCACAGTAACGAACAACCATCTGGTGAACTTCACCGTCACCAACGTTACCAACAACGGTAACACGGACACGGTCAACGTCACGTTCCCCGACGAGCTCGCCTCGATGCAGAGCTTCTCGGTGAACGGTGTGTCGGCTGAAGACGAAGATGACAACAGCATCTCCATCGAGGATGATGCGAATCTCGTCGACGATAACACGGTTCAGTTCACTATCGCGAACGACAGCGGCACAACCAGTGACATCGAATTCAAGCTCGATGTGACTACGGAAGCACCCGAAGTCAGTAAATATACTGAGTTCGGGATTAACGCGTCCTTCGTCGACAACGGTGCAGACAACGTTGATTCCACGGAGATCGCCACTCTCGGTGTCTACGACACCGACGACGACGACTCTTCGGACACGGGTTACCTGTCTGGTCGTGTCTCCGATTCGAACAACAACGACGTTACTGGTGTGACTGTTCAGGCAACGAACGCGTCGATGGACCTGCAGGCATCGACGACGACTAACGAGAACGGGGAATACACGCTGCGACTCCCCGAAGGCGAGTACGATATCAAGGTCCTGGCCGAGGACTACGAGACAGCGACCAGTAAGGATAACGAGGTTGCGGCTGGCTCGACCACGTCCGCGAACCTCGTTGTCGAGAAAATCATCAATCCGGACAACATCGAGATTGTTGAGTCCGATACGACCGCCGTCGCAGACGGTGAGGACCAGGTGTCCTACACTGTCAACGTGACGACGGACGACCGAGAGAACTCCCCGAGCGCCTACGAGGGCGCGACGGTTGTTCTTGGCGACGAAACTGAACTCGCCGACGGTAACTTCACTGAGATCAGTGTGGACACGAACGCCAGCGGTCTGGCGACGTTCACCGCAAACAGCACTGAAGTGGGCGAGTTCGACATCGAGTTCGAGCTCGATAGTAACTCGAGCGTCAACGCGTCGAGCACTGCAACCTTCCGTCCGGTGGAAGGTAACGCGCAGGTGAAAGGCGACGTGGTTAACAACGAGACGGAAGCTGTCTCCGGTGCGACTGTCTGGGTTGCCTACCAGGGCGAAAACCAGACGCTCACATACGCACAGGAGAACCAGGAGTATCTGGTGAGCCAGACAAATGCCGACGGTGAGTACTCGATTGAGGGTATCGTCGCTGAAGGCGGCAACGATACTGTCAACGTGTACGTGCTCGCAAGCGGCTACAACGCGGATAACGAAACCGACATGGGTGTCGGTGCCTGGGTGGCAGCCAACGAAACCCAGACCGTCTACGAAGACGCCACGGAGAATCACGACTTCATCCTGGAAGCCGGCGGCCCGGCTCAGGAATACCGCCTTAACGTGACTGTCGAGGACCAGAAGTCGGTTGAAGCGCCGATCGACTCCACGGTCAACGCGACGGTCCACGTTGAGCAGCGCCAGAAGGGCTCCTCGCTCGACTGGAACGTTGCCGAAGACCAAGAGATCGAGGTCAGCCCCACCAACCTGGGTCCGGTTGACCCGAACAGTGACAACGTGACTACGAACGCGGACGGTGAAGCGAAGGTCACGTTCACTGCGAAGAACACCGGTGATACGAACATCACCGCAATGACGACCAGCGATGAAGGTACCGAATACAACACCACTGGTAGCGAGCAGGCTAGTGTCAGTGTCTTCGGTACTGGCTCGATCACCGGTGACGTTGTTAACGAAAACGACAATGCACTGGCTCGAGGCCAGGCAACCGTTCAGCTGTTCGTCAACAACAGCACGACGGGCGAATACGAGCCTGTCAAGACGATGAGCGGTGAGAACCGGACGTCCACGATTGGGGACTCCGGTTCCTACGTGTTCACCGACGTCCGGTCCGGTGAGCAGTACCGTATGGTCGCCACGACCGTTGAAACCAACCTGACCGGTCAGGCGACGACGGTTGATAGCATCCCGGCGGGTACGACCACCAACGACATCGTCGTTGTTGGTGCTACCCCGAACCCGGCTGACTTCCAGGTCTCCGACCTGAACCCGCAGGATGTCACCGTCACGCAGGGTGACAACATCACCGTGTCCGCCACCATCACGAACGATGGTGTCGTCGATGACACGCAGACTGTCGAGTTCCAGGTTGGCGGTGACACCCTCGCAAGTGAGGAGGTCACGCTGAACGGCAGCGAGACCACCACCGTCGAGTTCACCAACATCAGCACCAGTAGCCTTGACGCTGGTGACTACACGCACGGCGTGTACACTGATGATGGTGAGCAGACGGCGACGCTGACGGTCGAATCATCCAACGGTGAGACCAGTGTCGTCGACCAGTTCGACGAGAACAACGATGGTGAGATCAGTCAGGACGAACTGACTGATGCAGCAATCGCCTTCAGTGCGGGCGATATCACCCAGGATGAGCTCACAGAGGTTGCGATTGCCTTCAGTACGAGCTCATAA